ACAGCACAGTATATAGAATTTTAAACCCTAGAACTTCTCTACCAGACCTTCTTTTCGTCAGAAAGGATGGTTGGTGTCCTTCTGCAGTTGCTTTAAAAGTATTAAGATTTTTATCAGGAGGCCGAAAACAGAAGAACAGAACCTCCATTAAACGGGCAAATGAATATTCCTCCGTAGAGTGAACGCACGTAGTGAGTAGAACACGTGTTTGGTAACGTCCGATCAGTgcggtgtacatgtatgtacattatgTCATGCGTGAGTGTTCGCTGCGAATTTTGATCAATGTTGCGGTGGTGGTTAATGGTATTGTTGGTCTGTCTGTATCGCGCATAAGGCCCTTGTCTTTATATTTGTATTCAAATGTACAAGTGTGCTTGCAGCAAATGCTTATAATATCATCGCAGTTTAAATATGTAACGTGTGTCCGTGAAGATATATATGTCATTTATTTCTAATAATCAGCACCATCGTGTTTTTCCCAGAATGGCTGTCACTGCGactattatacatgtagaatttagatttattcaaaaaattacAATAGTCTCACACGACCGGCTCATTGCAGGAGAGTAAAAAAGACAGATACATTGTAGTTTCTTGCCATTATGAGCACTGTCACTTGGATTATGATCCACGTGGTATTATCACGTGATCGAGGCAAGAATAAACGATCGccaccattttgaaatccaagatggctgacaGGCTGTTCAGACGGCACACTTTCCTGATGCAAGACGACACTTCAATTATAATCTATCTACACAACGGGAATATTGAAATGTGTATTCAGTACCTATTTACTAATATGATTGAAATTCTTAATCGATATAAAGATAGGCGAAGGTCCCACTAGATATGAATCACATTACCTGCTTGGATGAAAATATTAAAAGGAACTTGACATCTCAACATTAATGACTATAACGCCAGTTCCATTCAAGGCGTCTAAACCCGaacttattatcattatttgaaTCGTATCGCTCGTTGGTCAATATTTGTTAATGTAAAACCTCGCGCGCTCTAACTGTCATTGTAATTTGAATGTTCGTTCGATATAAAGTGACATTTATAATTCATAGCGTGTCAACTTGACTATACTAACCAATTATCCGCAGTGCAACATGTTGTCAAGCTGTAGCCTATATGTCTGATTTTGTGCCGAGAGTGCGACTATAGCAATTAGGTTGAAATTTGAAAGCTCAGGATGTTCTGGTCCACCGTGGGCGGGTGAAGTGTCCATTAGCAGTAGCCTGTTAAACCAGAATAGATAAAATACGTGTGGACTATACGACGCATAGTTCAGTCTAAACCTGTGGACCAGCCATTGGGAGTGGAGTAGAAAATTTGAGGTAGGACCAATTTTAGTCATTTCGCAACTTAAGTCAAACTTACAGAAAAATAGAAGCCTGTATTTCGCGCATGGATATCGTATTTACGAAGAACTTCTCGTTAACTTTGCCAGAGGGGAAAATCTCAAACTCCATGTCATTTCCGAATGTTCGACTTCCAGTTGTTTGGCACAATCGGAAATGCCAACTTCATTTCACCGATGTAATCACAATAAATGAGCCAATAAGAAAACGTCATTTTGGGCCGACCTCTGTCAAATATTCTGAAGTGAATTGGGTAGCAGCGTGAAGACAGTGCTCCATTGTTGCTGGTTCGTGTCGTATCGGTTGCAAAAGATTGCCCACAATTTCATTCCAAGAAGAAACTGGAGACACGTTTTTCACTAAATTTCGAAGAGGGGTGTTGTCGTTGTTTAACGATACCTACTCGGAAAACAAAATGTGTTGCCCAAACATAAACACATGAATTGACGCTCTTTCTGATGGGTTGAGGAATAACACTACTTGCATGAAGCAAATCTATCGGATTATTAGGAATTGTGACTAtatcataatgtacatgtacatggcaaCCATGGCCATCATTAATAGGATTGTTCATTAACCACTGGTTAAGCGCGTAGGCTGCGTCAGCGGTTTACAGTCCAAGACTACTTTTGAATTAAAACTTAAGTGTTGACGTGCCGTCCAGcagagagttttcgcaaatcaccCGAAACCgtaacgtgaacgcctatcccattgttatGTTAGACATAATAATAGGCAGCTACAAGTGTCTGCCGACGCTGTTATGCTTGGTTATACGACTTACAGCTGCCCCGTTATTTATGTAGGCTACTAGTAAACAGGGCCGGGGTACAGATCTTGACAAACATGGCAAAAGGAAGGTCTTGGCACAATCCTTCCCGTCAATTCGGCAGCTACAGCGACAATAAAAACATCCTTTTAAATGTGTACTATAACAGCtgttttctgatgatgaaatagTACGACGCTACAATTGTACTGGGGCAATCATTTTACCACTTACCTTCCATACATTGTATATCCACCAGCAAAACATGCACCACCAACCATCTCTTCGCTGTAATCTGATTACGGTTTTAATTATGCAATTAATAGTCATTCGTTATCATTTTATACATGTTCTCAAAAAGTTTCAACCGTTTGCAGGATAATCATGCTGATATTGTGCCGCGGCCCACGAACGTTGGCCTAGACAGTGGCTACACCTCCCCGAGCACCGGCAGCCCCCTCGTAAACAGTGATCCGCAGGTTGAAGAGGCGGCCAAGAACGAGGAAGGTATGGGCGTTTTACCGACCGTAATAAAATAATGGACCTGAGTTCAAAAAAATTCCTGAAAACGAAAATTGAGATTTAGTTTGATATAACCAGCCGTCAACAAAAGATGTTGGTCTCCCTTTCTCTATTGCCACTCAACCTGGTGATAAAATTGGTCAATGATGTCGATTCTTGAATAGCTGTTTCCTTTCCTTCTATTTCAGCGAGAAGAACATTACATCATTGGAACAGTCGCGGGGCCGCAGTAAAGACCCTTAGCTTCGAAGAAACCCGACGAGAAAGGCAGCAGGCGGGCTCACGAGAAGTGGATGTGCCAGGCAGGGATCCAAGGACCAATCGACAAGAGATAACAGAGGAAAGGACGGTTGCTAGCAAGTGGCAACGACAGGTTGTGAGCAAAGAAGGAACTGGTATTGGAGAAGGAGGGGCAAGTAAGGGCAACAGGAACGAATTTGTTGTGAAGGCAGATGTGATAGTCTCCGCAACAGGGGCAAGCGGGGACACTGTTATTAATTCACAACAGGGGCGAAGTGGGAATACTTCGGTAAGCTTGGAAAAGAACCGGAGTGATACAAAACTTGTAAAAACCGAAATAAATTCACGTGTTGATGAAAATAGTGTGCATTCTGCTGAGACTTCCAAATCTGTGATAGCCAATACAAATACCGGTAATGAGATTGTACCTGAATCGAAAGTTAAAAAGGATAATAGGACTGTAGGGGAAAGCGAGGTCGGTAAGGAAGGCAGACAAAAATGTGATGAAAGTGAGAAAACTGCTGACAGCAGAAGTAGTAAAAAGGTAGAAAAAACAGCTGAAAACAAAGGTGgtgaaaaagttgaaaagagTACAAGTAAGCTTTTAGGCTCGGTTGTGAAAAAGGGGTCCAAAATGGCAGATAGAGAAGACAATGAAAAGGATCCACAggagaagaaggaaaaagaacCTGAAAAGGAATCTGAAAAAGAATCTGAaaagaaggaagaagaaaaaccaAAGACACcagaaaaggaggaagaaaaagGCAAGGAAGCGAACGAACTGGAAAAGGAACGAACGCCGTCACCGGAACTGGAAAGAGAAGCAACACCAGCAGCAGAGAACGATCCTGAACCAGAAAAATCCCCATCGTCAGAACCGAAAAAAGAAGCCGAGACTGCACCACCAAAACCGAACGAGGaacaaaaaaaagaagaatCACCAAGCGAAGGAGAGAAGGAGCCTAAACCGACAGAGGAGGCACCAGTGGTTGAAACAGGGCCCCAGGAAGGGGTAGACACACTAGAGACTGAGGGAGACGATGATTCCGAGGAGGACGACGAAGAGGCTCAAGAGTTGCAAACTAAAAAAGAGCGACAGGATAAAATAGATAGTACGTTATCGGCGTTAGACGCTTTAATAGACAACCAACTTAATAGTGTGCTTGGGCGGCCACAGACTAGTGACAATGGGCCTGTGATACCAAAGGAAAAGTTAGATGAACTACTGAATGGAGAGTTTAGTCAGGCTTTAGACAGATATTTGCAAGGGAAGTCGGATGGGACAGACCTTATGGACAAGTGTCTTGAAGTTTTAGGTTGAGGGATAAATTTGTAACTCACACCTCCTATGTGCTGAACGCCAAGCTGTACTGAAAAAAGACTTCCCTCCAAGTAAGGACCGAACTCGAATGGCCAAGGATGATATATCAGAACTTCAGGTGAAGGCTCGTAAACGCGAATCAGCTTTTCGTCTGCCGTCATGCCTCTTGACGGACTCAAGTACTAAATACAATGTGTAGCCTTTTTGTCAAGTtagcgccaatgacgtcactaatgGCGAAATTTGAGGCTACGTACATTACATACATGCCAGCATGTCTACTACACATGCTTCGTTGCCATGCTGGCCCGCATGATAGCCGACTGAGAAATGTTGTGAAGCATCAAAAGCCTGACCCAAATAGCCTTTATTGTGGCAATGTCGACTGCTCTGTTCGGCTGATTCTTTACTGAGTCAGTAAATCGATCACCGAATCAATCCAGCGCACCCATGCATGTAGcatctttcttcttcctttcgTTTTTACCTTACTGGTAAACCGAGTATGGACCAATTCCACACCAGCCGTCTTTCTTATAGGAGGAGGCAGACCAGAATAATATTGCCGACTCGCTTCAGTTCTGGTTTTCAGCCCATCTGCAGGCCAGAATCCGCCACAGGGctctatttctatttctatttcatttctatttcatttgttATTTCTTGTCAGCCAACAGTGCCACAATTCCTTTGCCGAGGCAGTTCCATATTAAGTCTCATTGCCAAATTTAGCATGCAGTGCTATATCGGTCACCAATACCCAAAAATATAAgtgtctacagggtggcccataaTTATTTTCCCTCCCACAATGGATacgcaatagaattctattgtccaaaggaaaataattcttggcCATCCTGTAGAGTCTACAGCGAGTGCCATAAAGTACCCACTACTGATCCCAGTGCCATAATATGTACTGTGCTTGTATTGAATAAATATAtaactttttcagaaaataattttgttATCTTGATGCCATGTTATTCAGCTTTGCATAAGAGACGACACCGCCATTTGAACAATCATGAGGTTGGGGGCAACCAGTTATCGATTAGGGGAACATCTTTTTTAGTAATGGGCATTTTATTTGGAATTGTAAAGAAAAATACACTTCTAAGGGCATTTTTTCAGCCTATGCTTCTTGCTTGCAGTTCATCAACTGATTTATTGGCATTGCATCTGgcagaaattttctgaaatcttGGATTTTCAGATTTAGGTCAATTTAACTCGAACTGTAGGTAGTTGATGACCTTTTTAAATGATGGTGTTAcctcacaagtacatgtacagtagaacctcccttagcggacacctctctaataaggacaccctctctattaaggacactggttttggtcccaaattggttgttaccattcaattttacctctctaatcaggacacctctctattaaggacagtacttttcagtcccaagggtgtccttaatagagaggttctactgtatattgtgaTATGTTTAAAGTATCCAACTCATCAGGAGCCACCAATGACCAACTTGAATCCTATCTATTGTGATGGGGCAATACAATTATTTTATCTGTTTTTCTAATGTGGCTCCTGATGAGTTCAAGTCCTTAAATGTAATTGCATTATATCCGCTTTTCTTATCTGGGCTGCACGTACACCTATCCTTCCATCTGCTCCTGCTCATAGCTTACCTTCAGCATGAAATTATTCTGTCCTAAAAATAAGGCCACCAACAGAATGCATTTCATTCCGATTTGCCAAAACGTCTCCTCTGGGTCTCTGCAAATCAAAAAAAGTATAGGTTGTGGTAATCATTGCCAAATGTTTCACCTCATGAGGAATCCAGAACATGCCTTGCATCCCAGAACCAGGCCTACTTGGTGGCTGAACCGGAGAAATCCTCCTCACTGGCTTGCGAGACCAAGGCCTACAGATTCCAAATGGTCGAATTAgcaattttcttcattttcttccatctATCTATCCCTGACTTCTGCTTTCTTTCTCTTTCTTTCTCTTTCCTTTTCTTACTTCCCAAATCAAGTTTGACCAGGAGACCAACAAGCAGACGGCTATAGAGGTCAGGACACagacagaggtcaaggtcagatcTATAGAGGTCATGGAGGTGAAGGTCAGATCTTGGAAGAGCACCGAAGAACCAGAAACTCTGGAAGATTCTTGACAACATGCAAACATCACAACCTCTGTCACAGGATGCATTAATGCTGCCCAAGAAGTGATATTGTGTGGTTGCTTACATTATCACTGGACGAGACATTTTAACATCTTATTTGTGAAACTCAGAGAATGATGTAATGAATACTTATTTATAATGAAATAAAGGAAGTTTATTTATCACAATGTTTACCTATTGTATCATGATACGGCTAAAAGTGTAAATGCGAAAGGAGAGTAAAGCAAAGTATTGGTTGATTCACCAAACACTGCTCGAGTTGAGATGTCAGTTTGCTGAAACGGAGGCTGCTCTGCCAGTTTTGGCCGATATTTTAGCTCCATCCTCACAGAGTTCTGTGAGCCAACCAAtccctccagttcggtatcaattcctttaactaCAAgtgaagaagtacatgtactgtacatattaTTAGAGGCCAGGAATGAGATCGTGATGGCAGCACTTGCATTATAACAGAATAAATCATCGCAGAACTGGCGCGGCCATCTATAAGGTCGCACTACTCTTTCAAACAACAATTATCCTTAACAATTAACCCTCACTTCTCCGGAGTTGGATTTGCTCCATAGATTTTCAATCGGGAGCTATGCACTTAGTACCTTTCTGCACACCAACAATTTCGACAATCACGACTAGGCTACTGTAAAGGCCTAAATTTACGTAGGCATTTCGCAAATTGATACAATTTGCAAAAATCTGCGAAAACGCTCGCCGTTTCAAGTAGCATTGCCTCAGTCCATGGTTTTGAACAGAATCCTGTACTGGCCGTGCTCATCTTTCATTGCGTCCACAGCCAATCTGACCTGATCCTGTAAATTGTGTATCACCTCTGTTGTCAACATAACATGAATCCCCGACGGCCCCTGAATAAACacatcacatattttttcaAGCGGTACCGAAAAGAGTTGAGCGATTTTTAAAAGCAGCTCTTCGTATTCTAATGTCTCAAGGTACACGGCGTGATaaactgaaatgagaaaaacaTTGTTTCAAAACAAACGTTTTTTGTCCCTGCGACATATATTGCTGTGATGAGTGATAAAAAGATAACTGGTAATCAGTGTGTCCAATATTGATGGCAGGTCATAGCGAACAACGAACTTCAAGGCCAAGTTTATCCCAACTCCGATTCTCGTACGTTAAAATACAATTCAGTCAGCATGTCTGAAAAACAACATACCCTTTTCACTCTCCTGGCAAACGTATATCGTCATGCGAGGCCGTACAACTTTGAACTGCAGAAGATTGTTCAACCGGATTCCGTCGGCAAGACCGCATATTTGGATGAGATCGTCCCTTGTCAGCCGCAGCAAGTCAGCACCTAGACAGAATAACAACTacacttttatcaaattttgaagGACTGAGGAGAAGACTGCAGACAATGTAAAAATTTACGGTGAAGTACAAAATAGTGAAAAGCCGTGGCAACGGAATAGAGTCCAACCTTTGACCACAAGGTCGTGCTCCACAAGAGCCTCGAGGTATTTTCAATGGCCCGAACATGTCGGGCATAGACTATAAGCAGTGTGTGTGCTCCTTGATTTGAGAGGATTTGGGTTCTAGTATACTTGTATGTGGAGTGGAGGGTGTACTGATGAATAGAAATATTGCACGTCAGTACCGAGTTCTACTGTTTTATGAGTATGTGTATTGCACTTACCTGAAAAATTCTGAAACACTTTTACATATTGTGCAAATCGATTTGTTTGCAACCAGTCGGCTGTTTGTTTGGCAGTGGCATCAGGCGATAACGACTAGAAGAAACGACACAGTATAAGATTTTTCGAATGACCTTTTTCAAGAATGTTGGGGCATCCGTGGAGTGACCCAGTGTTCTGGTCAACGAGGCAAACTCTCAATCCGAAAGTCATGGGTTAGAAACGAGCGCTGCTGTGGAGACCTATACTTTTGTTGATCCGAAATAGCGACACCAGCGTAGATGGTTTACCGCGACACCAGCGTAGATGGTTTACCAAGACTAATCTCTTACAAGAAGCAGACTATGACTCATATGTCGAATGGAGCAAGACTTCCCAAGATAGTGTTGGAGTGGCAAGCAGAGAATGTTGGAGGAAAATGACAAAGGGGAAGATGCCACAGACTCCCTGGATGAATGTTGTAGCCAGCGATACAGAGTGCACTGTAGTTGCAAGAGGGGTGTTGACACAAGACAGCTCGGGACCGCAATGCCTGGAGGGATGTGGTGCCACAGTTGTTTTGTAATTTGCAATAATTTGcaatgtaatttgtaatttggaGACCCCACGACGAAAAGGCAAAGGGAGATAGTACCAACCTGTGCTTCTTCTGGAAGTGACTGTTGTGACCGACACGGACTGGGATCAGGGCTGTGAACGCTTACTGGCGACCCCCTGAAACTAACATCTAGAGTTTGAAGTCTAGGCAATCATTGAACCTTTCATTTTCCCAATCGCGTGATGTCACAAGATTTTATGTAATGTCATATTGACTCATGATGCGCCGAGGTGCGTCATTTTTGCGAGTGCCAGACCTGGCGGCAACACGAGTGGATTTAACCTGGCCTACCTATGATTTTGGTGCCAAGACCTTTGTCCATTGAACGGTTGACTGAAATGCCCAATATATTTCATGTGGAATCCTTTCggcacagaaatttggtcagttttgaTTCATCTCGTTGGTGTTTCACTCACACACAAACTGTCTTTCAACGATTTTAAATCATATCTACAGACTGTTTGTCCAATTCATACTGGACTGCCAACTAGGGCACGTCCACTAACCTCAGCTCCGTCCCGGGCTCACTGGCTAAACTTGCACTTGCACTTGTGTTATTCGCTGAATTCGAAAACGATGTATAAAGCTGATCCAATGGCACCTGCAAGTAAAAACAGCACAGGCATCTTCAGACATAATCAAGAATTTCAATCAACTGAAACACGTCAAAAATACTTATACAGATAACAACTTACCAATAAATATAGCAGGGATGCCAATAACTTGTGGCAAAAAGGCTGAATATTGTTTTCTTGATCAGCACTCACTTGCACAAAAATGTCTTTAAAATGCTAACTTTTGATCCAATTTGGAAAATTCAAAGATTCATAGAGAGGCGAGAGATACACCTTTCCATTTCAGCAATGAAATTTAGCTTTTATTTGGTGGAAAAGGTCTGAAACCCGCCTAAAATGTGACTTTTGACATCCCTGATatagtttgaatttgattttttttaacaacAAATTTGTTAGTTTGTACGTGATTAAGCGGTAAACCACAAAATTTTCGCGACCATGATATTTTTGCAGATAAAACAAATACGTAGAATCCCGAAAATGAGAAACCGTGAAAAATTTTGGTCAAACTCAAAATGAAATCGTGAAAATTTGCAAATCgcaaatcgcaaaaataaaaagcaCGAAAATTTGGTGGCGCACTGTATAGTAAGAAAAGTATAGCAGAAGGCTAAGACCGGTATGCTATGAAATCCAAAATTATTCTAACAATATCCTTTGGCTTGAAAGAGGAGCAACTTCAATATCTCTGCATTCTTTGATGATGAGAGTTTCACATCTCTGCCCaacagcaaatacatgtaacaccaaCCCCAAGACCAATGCTAGAATCACAACCAAATTTGAAAGCGAAAGAACCATGAAAATACAATTGGGCATAACTTCACGATTCCTTCACTTTATCATAAAACCAATAGACATGTGATTTACAATcaaaaaatgcagaaaaaacgCATGCCCTCCCATCCAAAGTAGAGCACAGAGTGAGTCAGACGAAACCCTTATTGGGGGTACCCTTATAGGGGTACCATTCTAGGGGGTACTCTTATATGGAAAACTTTTATAGGAGGTACTGCTGGTCTAATTCTGGGTCATAGCATAACAAACGACCTTGCCTTTAACCTATCATAACCGATGTAGTTGCCGAACCAGTCTCCGTAATACGGGCGCAGCATTTCCTCCATCCATTGATGCCCGCCGTGGCCGTACATGCAGTCCCATGCCTGCCCAGTGCCCGCTTGTTGGTGCCCCCAGTCCTCGTAGTGCCCGGTCCCCCATTTCTGGTGGTGGCCGGTGTTGTCCAAGTTATGATATGTCCATGCAACGTTATCAAACTCGGGCATCGGCTGTTTTAGAAAATGAAGCGCTGGGTTATATCACTTATTGCACTCAGTTTCATCTCGGAAAAAGTCGGGTGAACTTTTCCAGTGCCTGATTTCAAAAGCGTGAAAGCGTGTCAAAATGCAACGTTCACAAAGGTATCAAAGGCACAGGTGCTAGTCAGAAGGATAGGACCCCACGCCGTACCATATCCGTCCAACTAGCCCCTGACTACCTCTTGTGGCACGAATACCAAAATATGGTACTTTGCATGCAGGTTACAACACCTAATGCCAATGTATGCATCACATGAAAAACTACACTCAAACGTGCTGCGAATCAAATGTTTTACTTCTTTCAAACTGATTTTGGATATCCAATACTCTTAGTCAAAACATCTTTTCGAGTGTTTTATTCTTATGGACTTCACGGATGATCCCgatttcacaaaaataaaaaaatcacacaaaaatggaaagaaatttcTTAATCTGCCaaaacaaaatcatgaaatttttttttcttcagaaatgttcacaaatttcaaatatataACGGTGCCCAAATACTACATAAGAATTTGCATTCACCAACACATTTGAAAATGTAGAGGATGACATGACGACTATGACTCCAGATGAAAATAAGTGATCTAATCCACAACAGGGTTATAAGCAAAAGCAGCATAcaaccaagaatcaataaagacgaAGTCTTTATTAATCCTTGATACAACTAGTATAATCTAAAAGGGCAATTGTGTTCTATCCCACACCAAAACATTGCCTCACTTAGAGGTCATAAAGCTCAGATGCAAAAGTCATTCTGAAATTTATTATGGCCATTTCAATGCAAGTCATTGAAATATCAATGCAAAACCTGCATATTCACATACAAATAGTCAtataatcgctgctatgtgAGAAAAAAGTATCTCTTGACTGCAGGTAAAACCGGCTATCGCTGAGTTTGGTATTGGTCTCTAGGACGTGTAATGAACAACGCGAACAAGCTATCATCACGGGATTTAAATCGGAGGTGGCAGCAATTTAAATCTGCATGGGGATTGAATCTTGCCACAGgctttcttttctttcagtcGCAGCGAAAATTTAGATTCCTTAAAAAGGCCTCAATTAGATTCAGTAGTTTTTGCATCTGATTCTGAGCTCTCAGCCGGTGAACTTTTTCTACCTTATTTAATGCCCAAAATTCCTGGCTCTCCAATGCCTGAGAGAGAAGTCAAAGGTGAGTGAAAATTAACGTAGATGCAAATATTTTCCCCAgacatgaaaaacgacccttttttAAATTTCCACCCCAAAACATGACAGTTTCTTGCAAACACACTAAGGAGGGCTTAATGTTATAGACATTTAGCACTGACAAAAAATTTCTATAGCTGTTCTACTGTCCAATAATGTTCATTAGTTCTATGTCGACATTTAGCAGAGAAAaaggattttgaaatattcaaacttGAGCCATGATGCAGTAAGGTAGAATGGTACAATTAGAGTGTTGAAAAGAGCTGGAAGTACACATCAATGCACACTGAGGCTGTAATTGAACAGAGGCTATTGTACCTCTTGGCCGTATCTTACATTTCAAAGATACCCTTGCCAATAGtgtggtacaattatatccCCAACAGTGTTGAAAAACAGCTGGAAGTACACTTAAATACACCCTGGTGCTATAATTCCAACGGGTCTATAATTCTTACACCTTACTTCAAGATACCCCTTCCCCCCTGTTTCGTTTCTTGAAACCCATCCCAACCAATgtgattttcatgttttcacctCCCAAGCATTATTGATTTAGAGGTTAGAGCACTGCACAAAACTTACAACAAAAACAAAGTACGAAAAATTATACTTCACCAGTCATTTCTCATACTTACTTCGCAGAGGACAGTACACTCGTACgatggttggtaatttttctgcaaagatagaagaaAGTTATTCAAATGCATCTTCAATGTTCTCTTGGGAGGGCAGGAACTAAGAGGTTGTGGGTCCAGATTCAGTCATTGAAATATAATCGCTGCCACTAAAATGAGCCACAGTGC
This genomic window from Lineus longissimus chromosome 13, tnLinLong1.2, whole genome shotgun sequence contains:
- the LOC135497801 gene encoding muscle M-line assembly protein unc-89-like yields the protein MAAYRRSSSLSKWDELLALREKLKLDQTADLEKDKANDDSAESGSQAHSMARGGTSTSRSEDSRDRDKNSDSTSNSTWGKSGGNHSFRMAGIAEQIMTGRNIDPKKWESMSKPQKLRIIASERRREAEEVNNQQRDISELKRRLHKKKNAKRVFNLADMIKVQRQMDNHADIVPRPTNVGLDSGYTSPSTGSPLVNSDPQVEEAAKNEEARRTLHHWNSRGAAVKTLSFEETRRERQQAGSREVDVPGRDPRTNRQEITEERTVASKWQRQVVSKEGTGIGEGGASKGNRNEFVVKADVIVSATGASGDTVINSQQGRSGNTSVSLEKNRSDTKLVKTEINSRVDENSVHSAETSKSVIANTNTGNEIVPESKVKKDNRTVGESEVGKEGRQKCDESEKTADSRSSKKVEKTAENKGGEKVEKSTSKLLGSVVKKGSKMADREDNEKDPQEKKEKEPEKESEKESEKKEEEKPKTPEKEEEKGKEANELEKERTPSPELEREATPAAENDPEPEKSPSSEPKKEAETAPPKPNEEQKKEESPSEGEKEPKPTEEAPVVETGPQEGVDTLETEGDDDSEEDDEEAQELQTKKERQDKIDSTLSALDALIDNQLNSVLGRPQTSDNGPVIPKEKLDELLNGEFSQALDRYLQGKSDGTDLMDKCLEVLG
- the LOC135497802 gene encoding transcription factor CP2-like isoform X1; this translates as MMNDSWRVDDDLAADFDGSLSGLGVELGSGAYNMSEALMALPALLKEDGMNTSCETSPSHHASHGFDIKVNQTTFQYVLAAPTSPATKMNEETLTYLNQGQSYQLKLKQINSDASSQGKTYRSIVRIIFHDRRLQFMEQEQIDAWKRARPGERILDVDIPLSYGISDIKVDPAHANVIEFTWDPSIETGVYIQVQCISTEFTAKKHGGEKGVPFRVQVDTFTNDDEEPEYRNSASCQIKVFKPKGADRKHKTDREKMEKFTESEKKNYQPSYECTVLCEPMPEFDNVAWTYHNLDNTGHHQKWGTGHYEDWGHQQAGTGQAWDCMYGHGGHQWMEEMLRPYYGDWFGNYIGYDRLKVPLDQLYTSFSNSANNTSASASLASEPGTELSFRGSPVSVHSPDPSPCRSQQSLPEEAQSLSPDATAKQTADWLQTNRFAQYVKVFQNFSGADLLRLTRDDLIQICGLADGIRLNNLLQFKVVRPRMTIYVCQESEKVYHAVYLETLEYEELLLKIAQLFSVPLEKICDVFIQGPSGIHVMLTTEVIHNLQDQVRLAVDAMKDEHGQYRILFKTMD
- the LOC135497802 gene encoding transcription factor CP2-like isoform X2 — protein: MMNDSWRVDDDLAADFDGSLSGLGVELGSGAYNMSEALMALPALLKEDGMNTSCETSPSHHASHGFDIKVNQTTFQYVLAAPTSPATKMNEETLTYLNQGQSYQLKLKQINSDASSQGKTYRSIVRIIFHDRRLQFMEQEQIDAWKRARPGERILDVDIPLSYGISDIKVDPAHANVIEFTWDPSIETGVYIQVQCISTEFTAKKHGGEKGVPFRVQVDTFTNDDEEPEYRNSASCQIKVFKPKGADRKHKTDREKMEKFTESEKKNYQPSYECTVLCEPMPEFDNVAWTYHNLDNTGHHQKWGTGHYEDWGHQQAGTGQAWDCMYGHGGHQWMEEMLRPYYGDWFGNYIGYDRLKVPLDQLYTSFSNSANNTSASASLASEPGTELRGSPVSVHSPDPSPCRSQQSLPEEAQSLSPDATAKQTADWLQTNRFAQYVKVFQNFSGADLLRLTRDDLIQICGLADGIRLNNLLQFKVVRPRMTIYVCQESEKVYHAVYLETLEYEELLLKIAQLFSVPLEKICDVFIQGPSGIHVMLTTEVIHNLQDQVRLAVDAMKDEHGQYRILFKTMD